A portion of the Halococcus hamelinensis 100A6 genome contains these proteins:
- a CDS encoding glycoside hydrolase family 26 protein — MTVEDGGSGSEYTLASSGRMNRTGANGASIDGNDDLVGSTATGQVDGDADSYKFSGALVVLDVDGDATVRLNGNQVDSDDYYDNVLTIGGPDSDANYSLSTSGRLNRTGANGATVDPNDTISGTTATGQVHGGVDSYKFVGELTTIELNGNATTLLNGEAVTDSSQSPVLGIHSGISDTNFATIDRIEEWQDAQYPVQTIFIPWNSDEGHLNWLFDYLLPRIWDAGRIPLITWEPYTPGVSAASVDTQAIVENQEYSAYLESLDTTTPDDIEVRIANGEYDGYLKTWVRRLRQWLAGPDGEQGTDDDRRAYIRLAHEMNGDWYPWSPTVGNSSASSYVEMWRHVHDQFRYSGIDTANIEWMWCVNAEDQGSYTAEELYPGDDYVDWLSVDGYQWGTSQDWSSWRSPEAVFGNMLGRVRNLADKPVCIAETASSSATSSGSDPARKDDWIRSAFEYFDDEGVDMWCWFNEDKETDWAMFNGRHGTERVSYDGDRVNAYTAYREGVDSYSGAGAATSGATPLTTTSFNGE; from the coding sequence GTGACGGTCGAGGATGGCGGGTCGGGGAGTGAATACACGCTGGCGTCGAGCGGGCGGATGAACCGAACGGGGGCGAACGGCGCGTCGATCGACGGCAACGACGACTTAGTGGGTTCGACGGCGACCGGACAAGTCGATGGCGACGCGGACAGCTACAAGTTCTCGGGCGCACTGGTCGTTCTCGATGTTGATGGTGATGCAACAGTAAGGCTCAACGGTAATCAGGTCGACTCGGATGACTACTACGACAACGTCCTCACGATCGGAGGTCCCGATTCCGACGCGAACTACTCGCTCTCGACTAGTGGAAGACTCAATCGAACCGGCGCGAATGGGGCGACCGTCGATCCGAATGACACTATAAGCGGGACCACCGCAACCGGCCAAGTCCACGGTGGTGTGGATAGCTACAAGTTCGTGGGCGAACTCACTACGATCGAACTGAACGGCAATGCAACCACTCTGTTGAACGGCGAGGCGGTCACCGATTCGAGCCAGTCTCCGGTCCTCGGCATCCACAGCGGCATCAGCGACACGAACTTCGCGACCATCGACCGGATCGAGGAGTGGCAGGACGCACAGTATCCCGTCCAGACGATCTTCATCCCGTGGAACTCGGACGAGGGGCACCTGAACTGGCTGTTCGACTACCTCCTCCCGCGGATATGGGACGCGGGGCGGATCCCGCTCATCACGTGGGAGCCGTACACCCCAGGGGTGAGCGCTGCATCGGTCGACACGCAGGCCATCGTCGAGAATCAGGAGTACAGCGCCTATCTCGAGAGCCTCGATACCACCACGCCGGACGACATCGAGGTCCGGATCGCGAACGGGGAGTACGACGGCTATCTCAAGACGTGGGTCCGGCGGCTCCGACAGTGGCTCGCGGGTCCCGACGGCGAGCAGGGCACCGACGACGACCGCCGGGCGTACATCCGCCTCGCACACGAGATGAACGGCGACTGGTATCCGTGGTCGCCGACGGTCGGGAACTCCTCGGCGTCGAGCTACGTCGAGATGTGGCGGCACGTCCACGACCAGTTCCGGTACTCGGGGATCGACACCGCGAACATCGAGTGGATGTGGTGTGTCAACGCCGAGGACCAGGGCTCGTACACCGCCGAGGAGCTCTATCCCGGCGACGACTACGTCGATTGGCTCTCGGTCGACGGCTATCAGTGGGGGACGAGTCAGGACTGGTCGAGCTGGCGCTCGCCCGAGGCCGTCTTCGGGAACATGCTCGGCCGGGTCCGAAACCTCGCGGACAAACCCGTCTGCATCGCCGAGACCGCGAGCAGTTCGGCAACGAGTTCCGGATCCGATCCCGCCCGGAAGGACGACTGGATACGCAGCGCGTTCGAGTACTTCGACGACGAAGGCGTCGACATGTGGTGCTGGTTCAACGAGGACAAGGAGACCGACTGGGCGATGTTCAACGGCAGGCACGGCACCGAGCGCGTGAGCTACGACGGCGACCGGGTCAACGCCTACACGGCCTATCGAGAGGGTGTCGACTCCTACTCGGGGGCTGGGGCGGCAACCTCGGGCGCGACACCGCTCACGACCACGTCGTTCAACGGCGAATAG
- a CDS encoding initiation factor 2B-related protein — MSARTNRSTVCFLRNRGEVLLIRTRGVNGEPGRWDGVSDTVTDDPEREARNAVRSVVGPGNGYSLVRTGEPFSAEDGREGSRVLFPFLFECDSRAVDFGAEGVESEWVSPTQVRKRETAPGLQRAYERVAPTVETVAADTDHGSAWLSVSALAVLRDRAGGLTADDDQNDEPAWDDLVALAEALRAARPSMAVVRNRVNRAMAAASADGTAEALERAAIDGIERASEADAAAAREAAALLSGTVVTLSRSGTVLDALRAATDVPVIVGESRPAREGVGVAQALAADRSVTLAVDAALPHLLATRSIDRVLVGADAVLPDGSVVNKVGTRGLALAAAHEGIPVYAVTSSDKIGLDADPDFEEGAREAVYDGEEAIDVANPTFDRTPADAVTVVTEDGPLAPDDIANRADELAALADRTKDTSPDPE, encoded by the coding sequence ATGTCGGCCCGTACCAACCGTTCCACCGTCTGTTTCCTCCGAAACCGTGGCGAGGTCCTGCTGATTCGGACGCGTGGGGTGAACGGGGAACCCGGACGGTGGGATGGGGTCTCGGACACCGTCACGGACGACCCCGAACGGGAGGCACGAAACGCGGTCCGGTCGGTGGTCGGGCCGGGGAACGGCTACTCGCTCGTTCGAACCGGCGAGCCGTTCTCGGCCGAGGACGGGCGGGAAGGTTCTCGCGTGCTGTTCCCGTTCCTGTTCGAGTGCGATTCGCGTGCCGTCGATTTCGGTGCCGAGGGCGTCGAATCCGAGTGGGTCTCCCCGACTCAGGTCCGAAAGCGCGAGACGGCCCCAGGTCTCCAGCGGGCCTACGAACGCGTTGCGCCCACGGTCGAAACGGTCGCGGCGGACACCGACCACGGCTCGGCGTGGCTCTCGGTCAGCGCCCTCGCCGTCCTCCGGGACCGCGCCGGCGGACTCACGGCAGACGACGACCAGAACGATGAACCGGCGTGGGACGACCTCGTGGCGCTCGCAGAGGCGCTTCGCGCCGCGCGCCCGAGCATGGCGGTCGTCCGGAACCGGGTCAACCGCGCGATGGCTGCGGCGAGCGCCGACGGGACGGCCGAAGCGCTCGAACGAGCAGCCATCGACGGTATCGAACGGGCGTCCGAAGCGGATGCCGCGGCGGCGCGCGAGGCGGCCGCCCTGCTTTCCGGCACCGTGGTCACCCTCTCCCGGTCGGGAACCGTGCTCGACGCGCTCCGCGCGGCCACGGACGTCCCGGTGATCGTCGGCGAGTCACGGCCCGCACGCGAGGGGGTCGGCGTCGCCCAGGCGCTCGCCGCCGACCGCTCGGTGACGCTCGCGGTCGATGCGGCCCTCCCGCATCTCCTCGCGACCCGCTCCATCGACCGTGTGCTCGTCGGTGCGGACGCGGTCCTGCCGGACGGAAGCGTCGTGAACAAGGTCGGGACGCGCGGCCTCGCCCTCGCCGCCGCCCACGAGGGGATCCCCGTCTACGCCGTCACGTCGAGCGACAAGATCGGTCTCGACGCCGATCCCGACTTCGAGGAAGGGGCTCGCGAAGCGGTCTACGACGGCGAGGAAGCGATCGACGTCGCGAACCCGACCTTCGACCGCACCCCGGCCGACGCCGTCACCGTCGTCACCGAGGACGGACCGCTCGCCCCGGACGATATCGCTAACCGTGCCGACGAACTCGCGGCGCTCGCCGACCGGACAAAAGACACAAGTCCGGATCCCGAATAA